Proteins encoded together in one Peribacillus asahii window:
- the lysS gene encoding lysine--tRNA ligase: MSHEELNDQLQVRRDKMQAMQEGGKDPFGSRFDRTHTAAEIKEAYGDISKEELEEKEIQVTIAGRVMTKRGKGKAGFAHIQDISGQIQIYVRKDAVGEEPYQDFGQTDLGDLVGVTGVVFKTNVGELSIKAKEYVFLTKALRPLPDKFHGLKDVEERYRKRYVDLITNEESKHTFILRSKIIQEIRRYLDGQGFLEVETPMLHSVAGGAAARPFNTHHNALDMPLHLRIAIELHLKRLIVGGMEKVYEIGRVFRNEGVSTRHNPEFTMIELYEAYADYKDIMSLTENLVAHVAQEVLGTTTIQYGEYEIDLKPEWKRLHMVDAVKEYTGVDFWKHMTKEEAQQLAKEHNIEIKDTMEFGHIVNEFFEQVVEEKLIQPTFIYGHPVEISPLAKKNPEDPRFTDRFELFIVAREHANAFTELNDPIDQRQRFEAQLVEREQGNDEAHEMDEDFIEALEYGMPPTGGLGIGIDRLVMLLTNSPSIRDVLLFPLMRHR, encoded by the coding sequence ATGAGTCATGAAGAATTAAATGACCAATTGCAAGTAAGACGAGATAAAATGCAAGCGATGCAAGAAGGTGGGAAGGATCCATTTGGCAGCCGCTTTGATCGTACACATACAGCAGCAGAAATTAAAGAAGCGTATGGTGACATTTCTAAGGAAGAGCTGGAAGAAAAAGAAATTCAGGTAACGATTGCAGGACGTGTGATGACGAAACGTGGAAAAGGAAAAGCTGGGTTTGCGCATATTCAAGATATTAGTGGGCAAATTCAAATCTACGTAAGAAAAGATGCAGTCGGTGAAGAACCGTATCAAGATTTCGGACAAACAGATTTAGGAGATCTTGTTGGTGTAACAGGTGTTGTGTTTAAAACAAATGTAGGAGAGCTTTCAATCAAGGCAAAAGAGTATGTATTTTTAACAAAAGCTCTTCGTCCGCTTCCTGATAAATTCCATGGTTTAAAGGATGTTGAGGAGCGCTATCGTAAACGCTATGTCGACTTAATTACGAATGAGGAAAGCAAGCATACTTTTATTTTGCGCAGTAAAATCATTCAAGAAATCCGTCGTTATTTAGATGGACAAGGATTCTTGGAAGTAGAAACACCAATGTTGCATTCGGTTGCTGGTGGAGCGGCTGCTCGTCCATTCAATACACACCATAATGCATTAGATATGCCTTTGCACCTTCGTATTGCGATTGAGCTTCATTTGAAGCGTTTGATCGTCGGAGGAATGGAAAAGGTATATGAAATTGGCCGTGTATTCCGTAACGAAGGGGTATCAACAAGACACAACCCTGAATTTACAATGATTGAATTATATGAAGCGTATGCAGATTATAAGGACATTATGAGTTTAACAGAGAACTTAGTGGCACATGTAGCACAAGAGGTACTAGGTACAACAACGATTCAATATGGTGAATATGAGATTGATTTAAAACCTGAGTGGAAACGACTTCACATGGTTGATGCGGTTAAAGAATATACAGGTGTAGACTTCTGGAAGCACATGACGAAAGAAGAAGCTCAACAATTAGCGAAAGAGCATAATATTGAAATAAAAGATACGATGGAATTTGGCCATATTGTAAATGAATTTTTTGAACAAGTGGTAGAGGAAAAATTAATTCAACCAACTTTTATTTACGGTCATCCAGTTGAAATTTCGCCATTAGCGAAGAAAAATCCAGAAGATCCACGTTTCACAGATCGCTTTGAATTGTTCATTGTAGCTCGTGAACACGCAAATGCTTTCACCGAGTTAAATGATCCAATTGATCAGCGTCAACGTTTCGAAGCACAATTAGTAGAACGTGAACAAGGGAACGATGAAGCGCATGAAATGGATGAAGACTTCATTGAAGCATTAGAATACGGTATGCCTCCTACTGGTGGTTTAGGAATTGGTATCGATCGTTTAGTTATGCTGTTAACGAATTCTCCATCAATTCGCGATGTTCTATTATTCCCATTAATGCGTCACCGTTAA